A segment of the Synechococcus sp. CBW1002 genome:
CAGCGATCAGTCGTCGTCGTAGTCCGCGACGCCGAGGGATTCGTAGGTGGGACGGCTGGGGGTGCTGCGGCGTGGATTGACGTCCTGCATCAGATCCACCTCCTCACCGGCATCGGTGTAGACGGCGATGTCGAGCCCCAGGGACTGGAGTTCGCGCATCAGCACCTTGAACGACTCGGGCGTGCCAGGCCGGGGGATCGGCTTGCCCTTGACGATGGCGTTGAGGGCCTCGTTGCGGCCCTGCATGTCGTCGGACTTGACAGTGAGCAGTTCCTGCAGGGTGTAGGCGGCGCCGTAGGCCTCCAGGGCCCAGACCTCCATCTCGCCAAGGCGCTGGCCACCCTGCTGCGCCTTGCCGCCCAGGGGCTGCTGGGTCACCAGGGAGTAAGGGCCGGTCGAACGGGCGTGGATCTTGTCGTCGACCAGGTGGACCAGCTTGAGAATATGGGCGAAGCCCACCGTGACCGGCTGATCAAACGGCTCGCCGGTGCGGCCATCGACCAGCTGGATCTTGCCGGGGTTCTCAGGGTCGTAGACCCAATCCTTGCCTGGAAGCGCCTTCGCCGTTTCCAGGAAGGCCTGCACGGTCTGCTTCGACATCTCGGGGCCGTGCATCTCATCAAAGGGCACCACCTTCACCCGTGACTCCAGGTGGGACGCCGCCCAGCCCATCAGGCACTCGAACACCTGACCAACGTTCATCCGGCTCGGCACACCCAGGGGGTTGAGCACGATGTCGATCGGCGTGCCATCGGGCAGGTAGGGCATATCTTCCCGCGGCAGGATGCGGCTGATGATGCCCTTGTTGCCGTGGCGGCCGGCCATCTTGTCGCCCACCTGGATCTTGCGGCGCTGCGCCACATAAACCCGCACCACCATGTTGGCGCCCGGCGGCAGTTCATCACCCTGCTCCCGGGTGTAGATGCGCACATCGACGACGCGACCGCGCTCGGTGCTGGGCACCCGCAGGGAGTTGTCGCGCACATCACGGGCTTTCTCGCCAAAGATGGCGCGCAGCAGTTTTTCCTCGGGGGGCTGATCGGATTCGCCCTTGGGTGTCACCTTGCCCACCAGGATGTCGCCACTCTCGACGTAGGCACCGATGCGGATGATGCCCATCTCATCGAGGTTGCCGAGGCTCTCCTCGGCAACATTGGGAATCTCGCGGGTGATTTCCTCGGGACCGAGCTTGGTCTGGCGAGCTTCAATCTCGTACTTCTCGATGTGCACCGAGGTGTAGAGATCTTCCTGCACGAGGCGATCACTCACCAGGATGGCATCCTCGTAGTTGTATCCCTCCCAGGGCATGTAAGCGATCAACACATTCTGACCCAGGGCGATTTCACCGCCTTCGCAGGCGGATCCATCGGCCAGCACCTGACCGGCAATCACCGGATTGCCCAACTTCACAATCGGCCGCTGGTTGAGGCAGGTGTCCTGGTTGGAACGCTGGTATTTCTGCAGATAGTGGGTGTGATCCACACCGAATTCATCGCGGATAACGATCGCAGTGGCATCCACGAACGAAACCGTGCCATTCACCTTGGTGATCGGCACCATGCCGGAGTCGCGAGCCACCTGCGTTTCCAGACCGGTGCCCACCAAGGGGCGCTCCGGACGCAGCAGCGGCACGGCCTGCCGTTGCATGTTCGAACCCATCAGGGCACGGTTGGCGTCGTCGTGCTCGAGGAAGGGAATCAACGAGGTGGCGACCGAAATCACCTGCACCGGCGAAAGCTGGACATAGTCCACCTGCTCGGGAGGCACCTTTTCAAAGTCCTGGCGGTAGCGCACCGGTACCAGTTCGGCGGTGATCAGACCGGTGGAGTCGGTCGGAACATCGCCAGGGGCAACGCGGCACTCATCCTCGAGGTCGGCGGAGAGGTAGATCGGATCGCCCTGCTTGAGCACGATGCCCTCTTCCACCTTCCAGAAAGGCGTTTCGATGAAGCCGTACTCATTCACCCGGGCGTGGGTGGCGAGCGAGCCGATCAGGCCGGCATTCGGGCCTTCCGGCGTTTCGATCGGACAGATGCGGCCGTAGTGAGAAGGGTGAATGTCGCGTACGGCGAAACCGGCCCGCTCCCGGGTGAGGCCCCCTGGACCGAGGGCGCTGATGCGCCGCTTGTGGGTGAGCTCCGCCAGGGGATTGGTCTGATCCATGAACTGGCTCAGCTGACTGGAGCCGAAGAACTCCTTGATCGCCGCCACCAGCGGCTTGGGGTTCACCAGCTGGGCCGGGGTGAGCGATTCGGTCTCACCGACCGTCATGCGTTCCTTGATGATCCGCTCCAGGCGGTTGAGGCCCACACGCACCTGGTTCTGCAGAAGCTCACCCACCGAGCGCACCCGGCGATTGCCGAGGTGATCAATGTCGTCGAGGCTGGCGCCACCGACATCAAGTTCCAGGTTGATCAGGTAATCGATCGTGCTGAGCACATCCTCGGGCGTGAGGGTGCGAGTCGCATCAGGAATCGTGAGGCGGAGTTTCTTGTTGATCTTGTAGCGAC
Coding sequences within it:
- the rpoB gene encoding DNA-directed RNA polymerase subunit beta — protein: MSSAIQVAKTATYLPDLVEVQRASFKWFLEKGLIEELESFSPITDYTGKLELHFIGSEYRLKRPRHDVEEAKRRDATFASQMYVTCRLVNKETGEIKEQEVFIGELPLMTERGTFIINGAERVIVNQIVRSPGVYFKDEQDKNGRKTFNASLIPNRGAWLKFETDKNDLLHVRVDKTRKINAHVLMRAIGLSDNDVLDKLRHPEYYQKSIEAANDEGIASEDQALLELYKKLRPGEPPSVSGGQQLLHSRFFDPKRYDLGRVGRYKINKKLRLTIPDATRTLTPEDVLSTIDYLINLELDVGGASLDDIDHLGNRRVRSVGELLQNQVRVGLNRLERIIKERMTVGETESLTPAQLVNPKPLVAAIKEFFGSSQLSQFMDQTNPLAELTHKRRISALGPGGLTRERAGFAVRDIHPSHYGRICPIETPEGPNAGLIGSLATHARVNEYGFIETPFWKVEEGIVLKQGDPIYLSADLEDECRVAPGDVPTDSTGLITAELVPVRYRQDFEKVPPEQVDYVQLSPVQVISVATSLIPFLEHDDANRALMGSNMQRQAVPLLRPERPLVGTGLETQVARDSGMVPITKVNGTVSFVDATAIVIRDEFGVDHTHYLQKYQRSNQDTCLNQRPIVKLGNPVIAGQVLADGSACEGGEIALGQNVLIAYMPWEGYNYEDAILVSDRLVQEDLYTSVHIEKYEIEARQTKLGPEEITREIPNVAEESLGNLDEMGIIRIGAYVESGDILVGKVTPKGESDQPPEEKLLRAIFGEKARDVRDNSLRVPSTERGRVVDVRIYTREQGDELPPGANMVVRVYVAQRRKIQVGDKMAGRHGNKGIISRILPREDMPYLPDGTPIDIVLNPLGVPSRMNVGQVFECLMGWAASHLESRVKVVPFDEMHGPEMSKQTVQAFLETAKALPGKDWVYDPENPGKIQLVDGRTGEPFDQPVTVGFAHILKLVHLVDDKIHARSTGPYSLVTQQPLGGKAQQGGQRLGEMEVWALEAYGAAYTLQELLTVKSDDMQGRNEALNAIVKGKPIPRPGTPESFKVLMRELQSLGLDIAVYTDAGEEVDLMQDVNPRRSTPSRPTYESLGVADYDDD